The window CGCATTTCCAAGGTACTGGTCTGGCAATGGTGGCTGCAATCTCTGCCTCATTCCAACTATTATTTTGTACATAGTTTCTTGACCAGTGCTGAGGCATTGGTTGCGGGTTACGGATAACCAAAGATGAGCCAACAGTGCTTGAAGGGATGAGATCTTGGTAGTTCCCATTTCAGAATTCGCTTTGGCTTTGAGTTGCGCAATTTTTTCCTTGGAAAAATGAAACACTCTTTGCTTAAGGATGGGTGCCAAAAACTTAGTTTTGGGGATTTGATTTTGAAAGAAGGGAATGCGAACTGGGAGATCAATGATGCCGTCAAGATATTCACGTTCAAAAATTGGCGGAGGTTGTGAGAGTTTACCATTAGTACTACCACGCCGAGAGATTTCTGACCAAGTATTGAAGAAGTGCCAGAAGGAAGACCCATCAACGACGGAGTGGTTCATAGTGCAACCTATGAAAATGCCATCAACAAGCTCAGTTACCTGCACTGCAAGCAAGGGTTTGGACTCGCCGCCTTCGTAATTTAAAACCCCATTCATTAAAAAGAATGAGTAAACAATGTCATCAGGAACCAAATCAGGGTCAAGAACATCAGCCACCGTGACAACATCAGCAACTGCATGGACAAACTCCGCTCCGGCACCATTGCAATTGACGGAAAAAGAGGTGGTATTGTCATCTTCGTTTTGGGTGATGGTAAGACGGCCGGCAAGGGGATAGAAGATATCCAATGTGAGGGAGAGGGAGGCTTTTAGGTGTTGTATCAAGCTCTTGTTTGGGTATTTTTCGTAAGTATTGGAGTTTGGTTTGTGGAAGAGAAGACCCTTTTGGACGTGATCTAATAGGATGAGCTGAAGATCCCATGGAGTTAGCTCAATTTTCTGAGTAAACTCATTGCTGATTGTGGGCTGAACAATGGTCGTGGAGATGACGCGAATGTGTTCCATCTCAGATATGAAAATTAAATGGTAAATCATGAACTTATAGACCAGGAAGCCAGGAAGTCacatattatatattaatatatttgcAACTTGCAAGAATTATTTTTCGGATATCAACTAGTAGCATGAAGACGAAGATGTATCATGTATGAATTATTTATGTGAATATCTTCTTATTATCTTATTCTATTACATTTAAACTGGCGGTATGTGTACGTGTAATTTCGTGGTAAATGAATGCAGGTTTGGTGGATTGGTGGCATCAATCATCAAAAATGAGAATCACGTTCTGCATGCGATTAATTTATGTTCTTGTAGCGACTTGGAAATCTGTTCTCGGATTCTCCTTAGAAAATATGGGTCAATTTGACCATATAGTGCTCTGCCCATGGAAGCAGCAGCCCACCACCGCCAACCACGGCTCATTTTGAGGTAAATCTCTCATTTTTCGAGTTTAAATCTCTAATTGATAATTTAATAAGTCGTTAGTGATGCAGTGCTGAACAATTAATATGGTTTCTACATTAAACATGTTGTTGGAGACTTTTCATCTTTCAAagttatgttttaattagatgCCTAGTAACTATAATCTTTAGTATTAAGTTATTTATCCTATCAATGTTAGGTAGCTTCCTATTTAAAGGGTTCTATATGTAATATTAAGAAGTGAAATTAGTGAATTAAAGTTAATCTAAGAAGAGAGTGAGTTTTCTCCTCCTTAAAATCAAGTGTGAGACTTGGTCGTGTCGAGTGAATCCACGATTAACGACGTGAGTGAATCCGTTGCCCCTGATCGAGTGATTCCCAGGTTCTATCCCTGTAAAGACATGAGTGATTCTGTCCTCCCTGGTTGAGCGATTCGCAGGTTATCATCCCTCGTCTCTAGAGACTCCCTTGGCTTCTCCTGCATCAGTTAGCCCATTGTGAACCTCATTATTATTAGTCCATTGTGAACCACATTTTTGataactcattgtgagacttagctcATTTCTCCACctcttagaccaactccaacccTTAAAGTAAGTCTCAAAATTTGCCTTCTATTCCCctccccccccaaaaaaaaaaaaaaaactccaaccTTAGGCCTAAAATGGAGTCATggtttaaaaactcaaaaattggCCAAATTCCAACCAAgatttgggtttgggttagTGGGCTGGCCCAAGTCTGTGCGTGGCACGCCCAGTTTTTTCAAAGCTGCATAGGATTGACACACCATTTACAATCCCACGCCCCCCACTTTTCCCAAACAACCAGCAAGAGACCCACCCATGTGGACATGTCGGGGAAGATTTATGAGCCCAATGGCTCTTTCTTTCATCTAATAGTGTAGGGCAACGAACCTTTGATTCCATCAAACGGTTTAGATTTAAACTTTGTTAATTtctagttttaaatttataaatattattaaatccaacggctgaaaTTTAATATGATCAAGTTAAacggtacaaaaaaaaaattaacaacccAAATTTATATCCAAAGTCTaatataattaaagaaaaatttatttaaatcaaaatttactcaaaaaactctataaatattagtgattttcaaatttgagaGGCTCTTTCGTAAGGACCTAACAAATTCGTAATTGGAATTAGAAGATCTCTTTTAAATGTAAttaaagatattgtatgaggttgcaattgaattcaaatttgagggggttaaatgtaatttacccttatcggaatctaaatatttttaggttaaaatgttcataaaattttaattaagatggtctacataattttttttgaattttttttttaaaaaatatcataaattcattttttaataatctcgggctaaaaatttaatccataagggttggagcaaaaaaa of the Pyrus communis chromosome 1, drPyrComm1.1, whole genome shotgun sequence genome contains:
- the LOC137719957 gene encoding uncharacterized acetyltransferase At3g50280-like; this encodes MEHIRVISTTIVQPTISNEFTQKIELTPWDLQLILLDHVQKGLLFHKPNSNTYEKYPNKSLIQHLKASLSLTLDIFYPLAGRLTITQNEDDNTTSFSVNCNGAGAEFVHAVADVVTVADVLDPDLVPDDIVYSFFLMNGVLNYEGGESKPLLAVQVTELVDGIFIGCTMNHSVVDGSSFWHFFNTWSEISRRGSTNGKLSQPPPIFEREYLDGIIDLPVRIPFFQNQIPKTKFLAPILKQRVFHFSKEKIAQLKAKANSEMGTTKISSLQALLAHLWLSVTRNQCLSTGQETMYKIIVGMRQRLQPPLPDQYLGNAVRFGMVTSSVGELLERGLGWAAWEMNKMIAAQTEHDVRKLLEDWIKNPKVPNLGSLASNSLLTGSSPRFDVFGNDFGWGRPLAVRSGAGNKFDGKLTVFQGAEEGSIDFEACLSPRTLHALAHDAEFMASLTR